The proteins below are encoded in one region of Phaseolus vulgaris cultivar G19833 chromosome 1, P. vulgaris v2.0, whole genome shotgun sequence:
- the LOC137813350 gene encoding pleiotropic drug resistance protein 1-like: MEDSGISRVDSARGSVSNIWRNSSMDVFSTSEREDDEEALKWAAIERLPTYLRIQRSILNNEDGKGREVDIKQLGLTERKIIVERLVKIAEQDNERFLLKLRERMDRVGLDIPTIEVRFEHVNVEAHVYVGGRALPSMLNFFVNVIEGFLNYLHIIPSPKKRLHILQNISGILKPRRMTLLLGPPGSGKTTLLLALAGKLGKDLKHYGRVTYNGYGLEEFVPQRTSAYISQHDNHIGEMTVRETLAFSARCQGVGQNYEMLAELLRREKQAKIKPDPDIDAFMKAAALGRQRTSVVTDYILKILGLEVCADIMVGDGMIRGISGGQKKRVTTGEMLVGPIKVLFMDEISTGLDSSTTFQIVNSIQQSIHILKGTALVSLLQPAPETYELFDDIILLTDGQIVYQGPRENVLEFFESLGFKCPERKGVADFLQEVTSKKDQWQYWARKDVPYSFVTVKDFAEAFQLFHIGQKLGEDLATPFEKSKCHPNALTTKKYGVNKKELLRACASREFLLMKRNSFVYIFKATQLVYLATMTTTLFLRTKMHRDTVEDGGTYLGALFFAVMVAMFNGISELNMAIMKLPVFYKQRDLLFYPAWAYSIPPWILKIPVTLIEVAIWEGISYYAIGFDPNFFRLLKQYLIILCINQMASSLFRLMAALGRDVIVANTVGGFALLVVLVLGGFVISREDVHKWFVWGYWSSPLMYGQNAIAVNEFLGHSWRKVTPNSNETLGVLILKTRGLFTEAYWYWIGVGALIGYVFLYNFLFTLALQYLSPFGKDQAGMSRETLLERNASPAEELIQLPNGKSSSEIKTVDEASISSRSFSGRVSDEQANRSGRRGMVLPFQPLSLTFDEIKYSVDMPQEMKKQGVFEERLELLKGVSGVFRPGVLTALMGVSGAGKTTLMDVLAGRKTGGYIEGSITISGYTKRQETFARISGYCEQFDIHSPNVTVYESLLYSAWLRLPGEVDRTTRKMFLEEVMELVELNSIREALVGLPGETGLSTEQRKRLTIAVELVANPSIIFMDEPTSGLDARAAAIVMRTVRNTVNTGRTVVCTIHQPSIDIFDAFDELLLLKLGGEQIYAGPLGRHCSHLIQYFEAIEGVPKIKDGYNPATWMLEVTSAGTEASLKVNFTNVYRNSELYRRNKQLIQELSIPPQGSKDLHFDSQYSQTLVAQCEACLWKQHLSYWRNTSYTAVRLLFTILIALLFGIIFWDIGLKRRKQQDLFNAMGSMYAAVTFIGVQNAASVQPIIAVERTVFYRERAAGMYSALPYAIAQVIIELPHILVQTLMYGIIVYAMMGLDWTTSKFLWYLFFMYFTFLYYTLYGMMTMAITPNAHVAAILSSAFFAIWSLFSGFIIPLSRIPIWWKWYYWICPVAWTLNGLVASQYGDDKHKLENGQTIEEFVKSYFGFEHDFLGVVAIVVAGFSVLFALIFAFGIKVFNFQKR, from the exons ATGGAGGACAGTGGCATATCCAGAGTTGACAGTGCAAGAGGCAGTGTTTCTAACATATGGAGGAACAGCAGCATGGATGTTTTCTCAACATCTGAACGTGAAGATGATGAGGAAGCTCTCAAATGGGCAGCAATAGAGAGACTCCCCACGTATCTTCGCATTCAGAGAAGTATTCTCAACAATGAAGATGGCAAAGGGAGAGAGGTTGACATCAAGCAACTAGGCCTCACAGAGAGGAAGATTATTGTGGAGAGGCTTGTGAAGATAGCAGAACAGGATAATGAAAGATTCTTGCTGAAACTCAGGGAAAGAATGGACAG AGTTGGGCTTGATATTCCAACAATAGAAGTtagatttgaacatgtaaatGTGGAAGCACATGTTTATGTTGGAGGACGAGCATTGCCTTCAATGCTGAACTTCTTCGTTAATGTAATAGAG GGGTTCTTGAATTATCTTCACATAATTCCAAGTCCAAAGAAACGGTTACATATACTTCAGAACATCAGTGGAATCCTAAAGCCTCGAAG AATGACATTGCTTTTGGGACCACCAGGTTCTGGAAAGACCACTTTGCTGTTGGCATTGGCTGGAAAACTTGGTAAAGATTTGAAA CATTATGGGAGAGTCACATACAACGGATATGGGCTTGAAGAGTTTGTGCCACAAAGGACATCAGCTTATATAAGTCAACATGATAACCACATTGGAGAAATGACTGTGAGAGAAACACTGGCTTTCTCAGCTAGATGTCAAGGGGTTGGACAGAATTATG AGATGTTGGCTGAGCTTTTAAGAAGAGAGAAACAAGCAAAGATTAAACCAGATCCTGATATTGATGCCTTTATGAAG GCTGCAGCATTAGGAAGACAGAGAACGAGCGTAGTCACTGATTACATTCTTAAG ATTTTGGGACTTGAAGTGTGTGCTGACATTATGGTAGGAGATGGAATGATAAGAGGTATCTCGGGAGGGCAGAAAAAGAGAGTCACAACAG GGGAGATGCTGGTTGGACCTATAAAGGTGTTGTTCATGGATGAGATATCAACTGGTTTGGACAGTTCCACAACTTTTCAGATAGTCAACTCTATCCAACAATCTATCCATATTCTGAAGGGAACTGCACTTGTTTCTCTGCTGCAGCCGGCACCAGAAACTTATGAACTATTTGACGATATAATACTGTTAACAGATGGCCAAATTGTGTATCAAGGACCAAGAGAAAATGTACTTGAGTTTTTTGAATCTCTGGGTTTCAAGTGTCCTGAAAGAAAAGGAGTTGCTGACTTCCTACAAGAA GTAACATCAAAAAAGGATCAATGGCAATATTGGGCACGTAAAGATGTACCTTACAGCTTTGTCACTGTCAAGGATTTCGCTGAAGCATTCCAATTATTTCACATAGGTCAAAAACTAGGAGAGGATCTAGCCACTCCATTTGAAAAGTCTAAATGCCATCCAAATGCATTGACCACAAAGAAGTATGGTGTTAACAAAAAGGAGCTGCTGAGGGCTTGTGCTAGCAGAGAATTTTTGCTTATGAAGAGAAACTCATTTGTCTACATATTCAAGGCCACACAA CTCGTCTATTTAGCTACCATGACAACAACGCTATTTCTAAGAACTAAGATGCATCGCGATACTGTGGAGGATGGAGGAACTTACTTGGGTGCTCTTTTCTTCGCAGTGATGGTCGCAATGTTCAATGGAATATCAGAGCTAAATATGGCCATCATGAAACTTCCTGTCTTTTACAAGCAAAGGGACCTTCTTTTCTATCCTGCATGGGCTTATTCTATTCCACCATGGATTCTCAAAATACCAGTAACCCTTATAGAAGTAGCTATTTGGGAAGGAATCTCTTATTATGCCATTGGctttgatccaaatttttttag GCTTTTAAAACAGTACTTGATAATCCTGTGCATTAATCAGATGGCATCTTCACTGTTTCGGTTAATGGCAGCATTAGGAAGGGATGTTATAGTTGCCAATACTGTTGGAGGATTTGCATTACTTGTAGTTCTGGTTTTGGGAGGATTTGTGATATCGCGAG AGGATGTGCACAAATGGTTTGTGTGGGGTTACTGGTCCTCACCTCTGATGTATGGACAGAATGCCATAGCTGTGAATGAATTTCTTGGTCATAGTTGGAGAAAG GTGACTCCTAATTCCAACGAAACATTGGGAGTTTTGATACTAAAAACTCGTGGACTTTTCACAGAAGCTTATTGGTATTGGATTGGAGTAGGAGCATTAATTGGCTATGTATTTCTGTATAATTTTCTGTTTACCTTGGCTTTGCAATATCTAAGTC CATTCGGAAAGGATCAAGCAGGGATGTCCCGAGAGACATTGCTGGAGAGAAATGCTTCACCAGCTGAAGAGTTAATTCAATTACCAAATGGAAAGAGCTCCTCTG AAATAAAGACGGTAGATGAAGCAAGTATATCATCCAGGTCATTTTCTGGAAGAGTCAGTGATGAACAAGCTAACAGAAGTGGAAGGAGGGGTATGGTTCTGCCTTTTCAACCTTTATCCCTCACTTTTGATGAGATCAAATATTCTGTAGACATGCCACAG GAAATGAAAAAGCAAGGAGTTTTTGAGGAACGGCTAGAACTTTTGAAGGGTGTTAGTGGTGTCTTTAGGCCAGGGGTACTAACAGCTCTGATGGGAGTAAGTGGTGCTGGTAAGACTACTTTGATGGATGTTCTTGCTGGAAGGAAAACTGGTGGATATATTGAAGGGAGCATCACAATATCTGGATACACAAAGAGGCAAGAGACATTTGCTCGCATCTCAGGATACTGTGAACAATTTGATATCCACTCACCTAATGTTACAGTTTATGAATCTTTGCTATATTCGGCCTGGCTTCGATTACCTGGTGAAGTTGATCGCACAACTAGAAAG ATGTTCTTGGAGGAAGTCATGGAGCTAGTAGAGCTTAACTCAATAAGAGAGGCACTTGTTGGCTTGCCAGGAGAGACTGGTCTTTCAACTGAGCAGCGCAAGAGACTTACAATTGCAGTTGAACTTGTAGCCAACCCATCAATAATTTTCATGGATGAGCCAACCTCAGGGCTTGATGCTAGAGCAGCTGCAATTGTGATGAGAACTGTGAGGAACACTGTGAACACAGGGCGAACTGTGGTTTGCACCATCCACCAGCCAAGTATTGATATATTTGATGCATTTGATGAG CTGCTACTTTTGAAATTGGGAGGGGAGCAAATATACGCTGGTCCATTAGGCCGCCACTGTTCCCATCTGATTCAGTACTTTGAG GCTATTGAAGGAGTTCCTAAGATCAAAGATGGTTATAACCCTGCAACTTGGATGTTGGAAGTAACATCAGCAGGAACAGAAGCAAGTCTTAAGGTCAACTTCACCAATGTGTACAGAAACTCAGAACTATATCG GAGAAACAAACAATTGATCCAAGAGCTTAGTATACCACCTCAAGGTTCAAAGGATCTACACTTTGATAGTCAGTATTCACAGACTTTGGTGGCACAATGTGAAGCTTGCCTATGGAAACAACATTTATCATACTGGAGGAATACATCATATACTGCAGTTAGACTCCTATTCACAATACTAATAGCATTACTATTTGGTATCATATTTTGGGACATTGGCCTGAAAAG GAGAAAACAGCAAGATCTTTTCAATGCTATGGGGTCAATGTATGCTGCAGTTACCTTCATTGGAGTACAGAATGCTGCCTCAGTGCAGCCTATAATAGCTGTAGAGAGAACAGTTTTTTACAGAGAGAGAGCTGCAGGAATGTATTCAGCTTTGCCATATGCAATTGCACAG GTTATTATTGAACTTCCCCACATCTTGGTTCAGACCCTGATGTATGGGATTATAGTATATGCCATGATGGGATTGGATTGGACCACATCAAAGTTCTTGTGGTATCTTTTCTTCATGTACTTCACTTTCTTATACTACACCTTATATGGTATGATGACCATGGCCATCACCCCCAATGCACATGTTGCTGCCATATTGTCCAGTGCTTTCTTTGCAATATGGAGCCTTTTCTCAGGCTTCATCATTCCCTTATCT AGAATACCTATATGGTGGAAGTGGTACTATTGGATTTGCCCAGTTGCATGGACCTTGAATGGATTGGTGGCTTCCCAATATGGAGATGACAAGCACAAACTTGAGAATGGACAAACGATTGAAGAATTTGTGAAGAGTTATTTTGGATTTGAACATGATTTTCTTGGAGTAGTTGCAATTGTGGTGGCTGGTTTCTCAGTTTTGTTTGCACTCATCTTTGCCTTTGGAATCAAAGTATTCAACTTCCAAAAACGATGA
- the LOC137813355 gene encoding pleiotropic drug resistance protein 1-like: MRSMESSETRRVEGQRGRGFDMWRNHCMGVFSTSEREEDEETLKCVAIERLLARACTKRSVLNQVEGKAEEVDIKQLELSERKSLLERLVKIAEEDNERFLLKLRERMNRVGLEIPTIEVRFEHINVEAQVYVGSRALPTLLNFFVNVLEGLLNSLHMIKSPKKPLHILQNVSGIIKPKRMALLLGPPGSGKTTLLLALAGRLGKDLKHSGRVTYNGHGLEEFVPQRTSAYISQHDNHIGEMTVRETLAFSARCQGIGHNYEILTDLLRREKEENIEPDPDVDAYMKAAALEGQQNSVVIDYILKILGLELCADIMVGDEMIRGISGGQKKRLTTGEMLVGPIRVFFMDEISTGLDSSTTFQIVNSIRQSIHILNGTALVSLLQPAPETYELFDDIILLTDGQIVYQGPRENVLEFFESMGFKCPERKGVADFLQEVTSRKDQWQYWAHKDEPYSFVTVKDFAEAFQSFHIGKQLGDEMENPFDKSKCHPNALTTKKYGVNKKELLRACASREFLLMKRNSFVYIFKATQLTYLAILTTTLFLRTKMSHYTKADAETYMGALFFTVTVAMFNGISELNMTIMKLPVFYKQRDHRLYPSWAYSLPPWILKIPLTLVEVSIWECISYYAIGYDPNIVRFVKQYLVIFCVNQMASALFRLMAAIGRDIVVANTAGTFALLAVTVLGGFVISREDVHKWFLWGYWSSPMMYGQNAIAVNEFLGHSWRKVSPNSNETLGVLILKSRGFFPQAYWYWIGIGALIGYVFLFNFLFTLALQYLSPFRKDQAGLSEEKLLERNASMAEEFIQLPTRKNSSDTKMDKEASPSSRPSSGEVDKNNKASDSGRRGMVLPFQPLFLTFDEIRYSVDMPQEMKSQGISEHRLELLKGINGAFRPGVLTALMGVSGAGKTTLLDVLSGRKTSGYIEGSITISGYPKKQETFARISGYCEQLDIHSPNVTVFESLLYSAWLRLSPEVDKETRKMFIEEVMELVELNSLREALVGLPGQTGLSTEQRKRLTIAVELVANPSIIFMDEPTSGLDARAAAIVMRTVRNTVDTGRTVVCTIHQPSIDIFDAFDELLLLKLGGEQIYSGPIGSNSSHLIQYFESVQGVPQIKDGYNPATWMLEVTSAAKEASLKIDFTDVYKNSELHRRNKRVIQELGVPCQGSRDLYFHSQHSQSFMAQLLACLWKQHLSYWRNTSYTAVRLLFTTTTGLLFGLIFLNVGLKRKKEQDLFDAMGSMYAAVTFIGVVNGASVQPIVAIERTVFYRERAAGMYSALPYAISQVIIELPHILVQALIYGIIVYAMMGFEWTASKVFWNLYYTYFSFLYYTFYGMMTMAITPNPHIAGILSTSFYAVWCLFSGFIIPLSRIPIWWKWYYWICPVAWTLYGLVASQYGDDMNTLENGLRVEEFVKSYFGFEHDFLGVVAVVVAGFSVLFALIFAFGIKVFNFQKR; the protein is encoded by the exons ATGAGATCAATGGAGAGTAGTGAGACACGTAGAGTAGAGGGTCAACGAGGGAGAGGGTTTGACATGTGGAGAAACCATTGCATGGGGGTTTTCTCAACTTCTGAACGTGAAGAAGATGAGGAAACTCTCAAGTGTGTGGCAATAGAGAGACTCCTTGCAAGGGCATGCACCAAGAGAAGTGTGCTCAACCAAGTGGAAGGGAAAGCAGAAGAGGTTGACATCAAGCAATTGGAGTTATCAGAGAGAAAGAGCCTTCTAGAGAGACTTGTGAAGATAGCAGAAGAAGATAATGAGAGGTTCTTGTTGAAGCTCAGGGAAAGGATGAACAG AGTTGGGCTTGAAATTCCAACAATTGAAGTTCGATTTGAGCATATAAATGTTGAAGCACAAGTTTATGTTGGAAGCAGAGCATTGCCTACCTTACTCAACTTCTTTGTGAATGTGCTTGAG GGACTCTTAAATTCTCTTCACATGATTAAAAGTCCAAAGAAACCGTTACATATCCTGCAGAATGTTAGTGGAATCATAAAGCCTAAAAG AATGGCATTGCTTTTAGGGCCACCAGGATCTGGAAAGACCACATTGCTGTTGGCATTGGCTGGAAGACTTGGTAAAGATTTGAAG CATTCTGGGAGAGTAACATACAATGGACATGGGCTTGAGGAGTTTGTGCCACAAAGGACATcagcttacataagtcaacatGATAATCACATTGGAGAAATGACTGTGAGAGAAACACTGGCTTTCTCAGCAAGATGTCAAGGGATTGGACACAATTATG AGATCTTGACTGACCTACTTAGAAGAGAGAAGGAAGAAAACATTGAACCAGATCCTGATGTTGATGCATATATGAAG GCAGCAGCACTAGAAGGGCAGCAGAACAGTGTGGTCATTGACTACATACTTAAG ATTTTGGGACTTGAATTGTGTGCTGACATTATGGTTGGAGATGAAATGATAAGAGGTATCTCAGGAGGGCAGAAAAAGAGACTCACAACAG GGGAGATGCTGGTTGGACCTATAAGGGTGTTCTTCATGGATGAGATATCAACTGGTTTGGACAGTTCCACAACTTTTCAGATAGTCAACTCTATCCGGCAATCCATCCATATTTTGAATGGAACTGCACTTGTGTCCTTGTTACAGCCAGCACCAGAAACTTATGAACTATTtgatgatataatattattaacagaTGGGCAAATTGTGTACCAAGGTCCAAGAGAAAATGTACTCGAGTTTTTTGAATCAATGGGTTTCAAGTGTCCTGAAAGAAAAGGAGTTGCTGACTTCTTACAAGAA GTGACATCAAGAAAAGATCAATGGCAATATTGGGCACATAAAGATGAACCGTATAGCTTTGTCACTGTCAAGGATTTTGCTGAAGCCTTCCAGTCATTTCACATAGGTAAACAACTTGGAGATGAAATGGAAAATCCTTTTGACAAGTCTAAGTGCCATCCAAATGCATTGACCACAAAGAAGTATGGTGTTAACAAGAAAGAGCTGTTGAGGGCTTGTGCTAGCAGAGAATTTTTGCTTATGAAGCGAAATTCCTTTGTCTACATATTCAAAGCCACACAA CTTACTTATTTAGCTATCTTGACAACAACACTATTTCTCCGAACCAAGATGAGTCACTATACCAAGGCAGATGCAGAAACTTACATGGGTGCTCTATTCTTCACAGTCACTGTTGCAATGTTCAATGGAATATCAGAACTGAATATGACCATCATGAAACTTCCTGTCTTTTACAAGCAAAGAGACCACCGCCTTTATCCTTCATGGGCTTATTCTCTTCCACCATGGATCCTCAAAATACCATTAACCCTTGTAGAGGTTTCCATCTGGGAATGTATCTCTTATTATGCCATTGGCTATGATCCAAATATTGTCAG GTTTGTAAAACAATACTTGGTAATCTTTTGCGTTAACCAGATGGCATCAGCACTGTTTCGGTTGATGGCTGCAATAGGAAGGGATATTGTCGTGGCAAACACTGCTGGCACATTTGCACTTCTTGCAGTTACAGTTCTCGGAGGATTTGTGATTTCAAGAG AGGATGTGCACAAATGGTTTCTGTGGGGTTACTGGTCCTCACCAATGATGTATGGACAAAATGCTATAGCTGTGAATGAGTTTCTTGGGCATAGCTGGAGAAAG GTTAGTCCTAATTCCAATGAAACATTGGGAGTATTGATACTGAAATCTCGTGGATTTTTCCCACAAGCGTATTGGTATTGGATTGGAATAGGAGCTTTGATTGGTTATGTTTTTCTCTTCAACTTTCTCTTCACCCTGGCTTTGCAATATCTCAGTC CATTCAGAAAGGATCAAGCAGGGCTATCCGAAGAGAAGTTGCTCGAGAGAAATGCTTCAATGGCTGAAGAGTTCATTCAGTTACCAACAAGAAAGAATTCTTCTG ATACAAAGATGGacaaagaagcaagtccatcaTCCAGGCCCTCTTCTGGAGAAgttgataaaaacaacaaaGCTAGTGATAGTGGAAGGAGAGGCATGGTTCTTCCTTTTCAACCTCTATTCCTCACTTTTGACGAGATAAGATATTCTGTAGACATGCCACAG GAAATGAAAAGTCAAGGAATCAGTGAGCATCGTCTTGAACTTCTGAAAGGTATTAATGGTGCTTTTAGGCCAGGGGTGCTAACAGCTCTGATGGGTGTAAGTGGTGCTGGCAAGACTACTCTACTGGATGTTCTGTCTGGAAGGAAAACAAGTGGATACATTGAAGGAAGCATCACAATATCCGGATACCCAAAGAAACAAGAAACATTTGCTCGCATATCAGGATATTGTGAACAACTTGATATCCACTCACCCAATGTTACAGTTTTTGAGTCCTTGCTATACTCAGCATGGCTTCGTTTATCTCCAGAAGTTGATAAAGAAACTAGAAAG ATGTTCATTGAGGAAGTTATGGAACTTGTAGAGCTTAATTCATTAAGAGAAGCACTTGTTGGATTGCCAGGACAGACTGGATTGTCAACTGAACAGCGCAAGAGGCTTACAATTGCAGTTGAACTTGTAGCCAACCCATCAATAATTTTCATGGATGAGCCAACCTCTGGCCTTGATGCTAGAGCAGCTGCAATTGTGATGAGAACTGTGAGGAACACTGTGGACACAGGTAGAACTGTGGTGTGCACCATCCACCAGCCAAGTATCGATATATTTGACGCCTTTGATGAG CTGTTACTTCTGAAATTGGGAGGGGAGCAGATATATTCTGGTCCAATTGGCAGCAACTCTTCCCATCTGATCCAGTACTTTGAG TCTGTTCAAGGAGTTCCTCAGATCAAAGATGGTTATAATCCAGCAACCTGGATGTTGGAAGTCACATCAGCGGCAAAAGAGGCAAGCCTTAAGATTGACTTCACAGATGTGTACAAAAATTCAGAACTACACAG GAGAAATAAAAGAGTGATTCAGGAGCTTGGTGTACCATGTCAAGGTTCAAGAGATCTATATTTTCATAGTCAGCATTCACAGAGTTTCATGGCACAACTCTTAGCGTGCCTATGGAAACAACACTTGTCATATTGGCGGAACACATCATATACTGCAGTTAGACTCCTATTTACCACAACAACAGGCTTATTGTTTGGACTGATATTTTTGAACGTTGGCTTGAAAAg GAAAAAGGAACAAGATCTTTTTGATGCAATGGGTTCAATGTATGCTGCTGTTACCTTCATTGGGGTTGTAAATGGTGCCTCAGTGCAGCCTATAGTAGCAATTGAGAGAACAGTCTTCTACAGGGAGAGAGCTGCAGGAATGTATTCTGCTTTACCATATGCTATTTCACAG GTTATTATAGAGCTTCCCCACATCTTGGTTCAGGCTCTGATATATGGTATCATAGTATATGCCATGATGGGATTTGAATGGACAGCATCAAAGGTGTTCTGGAACCTCTACTACACCTACTTCAGTTTCTTATACTACACTTTCTATGGTATGATGACCATGGCCATAACTCCTAACCCACACATTGCTGGCATATTGTCCACCTCATTCTATGCAGTATGGTGCCTTTTCTCAGGCTTCATCATTCCCTTATCG AGAATACCAATATGGTGGAAATGGTACT